In Rhinolophus sinicus isolate RSC01 chromosome X, ASM3656204v1, whole genome shotgun sequence, a single genomic region encodes these proteins:
- the KCNE5 gene encoding potassium voltage-gated channel subfamily E regulatory beta subunit 5, whose translation MNCSESQRLRNLLSRLLLELHHRGNASGLGAGPDPSMGMGVVPDPFVGREVTSAKGDDAYLYILLIMIFYACLAGGLILAYTRSRKLVEAKEDPSQSCAEHQWAAGSALAAADAETATGSLAEGRRQFTPGGLPSLTQGTEGV comes from the coding sequence ATGAACTGCAGCGAGAGCCAGCGGCTGCGAAACCTCCTGAGCCGCCTGCTGCTCGAGCTGCACCACCGGGGCAACGCCAGTGGCCTGGGCGCCGGCCCTGACCCAAGCATGGGCATGGGGGTCGTGCCTGACCCCTTCGTGGGCCGCGAGGTGACCAGCGCCAAGGGCGACGACGCATATCTCTACATCCTGCTCATCATGATCTTCTATGCTTGCCTGGCCGGAGGCCTCATCCTGGCCTACACCCGCTCCCGCAAGCTCGTCGAGGCCAAGGAGGACCCGTCCCAGTCCTGCGCTGAGCACCAGTGGGCCGCGGGAAGTGCCCTGGCCGCCGCCGACGCCGAGACTGCCACCGGCTCGCTGGCTGAGGGCCGCCGCCAGTTCACCCCCGGGGGACTGCCCTCCCTCACCCAGGGCACTGAAGGGGTGTAG